Part of the Virgibacillus natechei genome is shown below.
GAAAAACATTACCTGTTCGGTAAATTAGTAACTTCATTTGCCTTAATTGTAGTTACAATTCTAAGCACTTTAACAGCGATAATTATAGCCCTTATTGTATTTTCCATTTTTAACCCCTATGATTTTAGGATATATTCAGATATTGTAAAGCCTTTTTTTACAACAATAAATGTTGACACGATGATGTTTTTTATAGGTTGTCTCGGAATATGTATGTTGATGTTAATTACTTCCATTTTGTTCGCTCTTAGTATTTCTATAAAAGCAAATACTGCAATTGATGCATTTCCGGTCTCACTTCTCGTTTTAACACCATATTTTCTAGTATTTGGGTTGTTGATTTTCTTGCCAACCAATAGTACTGAACTATGGCTGACTATTGCAGCAACAATAAGCTTTGTACCAGTGTTTTCACCACTATTTATACTAATTTATGTTTTATTAAACGGATTCTCTATCTTGGCTTATTTAGCTGTCATCCTATCCATCATTTATTTGATCCTATTGTTTAAAGGTGTGGCTAATATTTATAGCTATGCATTTTATGTAAGTGAAAAACTCTCTCTAAAGCAATTGCTGAAATTATCTGTAAAAAGTACTATATGAACGGGCATCTTCATGGTATTATCTATACTAAAGAGGATGTTCAAAAAGTCCGGTAAAAATGACACTTCGAATTTCTTCGTTGGCTTGTTTCTCCGCTACTCATGTATCTAAATGCATACATTCCGTTCCTTGGAAAAGGAAAACCACTTTTCCTGCGTGCAAGATCGTTTGCTCGAAACTACGCCGCCTCGAACTTCTCGGTCCTTTTTATCCTCCTTTTTGAACGCACTTAAAGGGAATGCGGGGGTGACTACGTGTCTATGAGGAAAAGAAGTTTTCGGATTTTTCCAGAAATATATGGGTATTTTCCTTATGTTTTTCTTATTTACTTGTTCCTGCCTGCATATTTTATTGCAGTTGAAAGCGGCTTGAAAATGTTTATTGGATGGGGATTGTTACTTCTATTCCTTGTCAGCTACAGGCAACTTTATGCCTTTGAGTCGAAAACTTTTACATATTGGCTTATCGTCCAGTTAGGAATTATTTTTATTTTCACCATTAATTATGATTTAAATAATGTATTCCTTGGTTTTTTTACCTCTTATTTTCTTGGCTGGTATAGGTATAATAAGTCATTTTTGCCACCATATATATTGTTTGCGCTATCACTTTCCTTGCCTATAATCTTTAAATACGAAGGTCTTATCAATTCTGGCTCTTATTATTATTTAATCTATCTCATTGTTATGTTAATCGTTCCATTTGGCATTAAGTCCATGAATAGTCGAATAGAGCTGGAGAAGGAGTTAACGGAAGCAAATGAAAAGATTGAAGAACTGGTAAAACGGGACGAGCGAATGCGGATTGCCCGTGATTTACATGACACGCTTGGACATACACTATCTCTGATAACACTGAAATCACAGCTTGTATCAAAGCTAGTAAAAAAAGATGCAGAACGAGCAGGCTTAGAAGCAAAGGAAATTGAAAGAACATCTCGGATAGCATTAACACAAGTGAGAGAGTTAGTATCTGATATGAGATCCGTTTCGATTACAGAAGTATTGGTAGAATCAGAATCTATATTGGAGTCTGCCGGCATCTCCTATCATTTTGATGGTGAGATAAA
Proteins encoded:
- a CDS encoding ABC transporter permease family protein, whose product is MIMKSKYMAYAYLSTKTLLLNKSLLFGFLFNLIIALIVMAYLIIFQPEIPFLNFSAISYDFSNALGMLNVIVIGVVIFLFSSVAAIMQSVIDDRDSKVSEIINTSISEKHYLFGKLVTSFALIVVTILSTLTAIIIALIVFSIFNPYDFRIYSDIVKPFFTTINVDTMMFFIGCLGICMLMLITSILFALSISIKANTAIDAFPVSLLVLTPYFLVFGLLIFLPTNSTELWLTIAATISFVPVFSPLFILIYVLLNGFSILAYLAVILSIIYLILLFKGVANIYSYAFYVSEKLSLKQLLKLSVKSTI
- a CDS encoding sensor histidine kinase, with translation MRKRSFRIFPEIYGYFPYVFLIYLFLPAYFIAVESGLKMFIGWGLLLLFLVSYRQLYAFESKTFTYWLIVQLGIIFIFTINYDLNNVFLGFFTSYFLGWYRYNKSFLPPYILFALSLSLPIIFKYEGLINSGSYYYLIYLIVMLIVPFGIKSMNSRIELEKELTEANEKIEELVKRDERMRIARDLHDTLGHTLSLITLKSQLVSKLVKKDAERAGLEAKEIERTSRIALTQVRELVSDMRSVSITEVLVESESILESAGISYHFDGEINTKNISAIPQNILSMCLKEAVTNVVKHSEAKNCYVMLEQIVGKIQLIIEDDGIGFPENKDNGNGLHGISERLQLVDGKLEIRAEKGTKLVFTVPLVIKDGEVGVS